The Allochromatium tepidum genome has a window encoding:
- a CDS encoding 16S rRNA (uracil(1498)-N(3))-methyltransferase codes for MRLTRLHVDLELTPGAEFDLPSAQARHAVQVLRLERDASLVLFNGDGHDYPARLIEVRRDRVRVLIESRGDPEPESRLDIHLALGISKGERMDFAIRKAVELGVTRITPLFTRRAQVRLDGARLDKRLEHWRGVVIAACEQSGRRRLPVLEPAADLESWLVTALGEGRTRGLLLDPLAERALPALPTPESGLTLLIGPEGGLDSRECDLARNHGFQGVRLGPRILRTETAPLAAIAVIQALWGDFRDP; via the coding sequence ATGCGTCTGACCCGTCTCCATGTCGACCTCGAGCTGACGCCCGGCGCCGAGTTCGATCTACCGAGCGCCCAGGCCCGTCATGCGGTGCAGGTACTGCGGCTCGAACGCGATGCATCCCTGGTGCTGTTCAATGGCGATGGACACGACTATCCGGCCCGTTTGATCGAGGTGCGGCGCGATCGGGTGCGTGTCCTGATCGAGTCGCGCGGCGACCCGGAGCCGGAATCCAGGCTCGACATCCATCTGGCGCTCGGCATCTCCAAGGGCGAGCGCATGGACTTCGCGATCCGGAAGGCCGTCGAACTGGGCGTGACCCGGATCACGCCGCTCTTCACCCGCCGCGCTCAGGTGCGGCTCGATGGGGCGCGACTCGACAAGCGGCTGGAGCACTGGCGCGGTGTGGTCATCGCAGCCTGCGAACAATCGGGGCGCAGACGCCTGCCGGTGCTGGAGCCGGCGGCCGATCTGGAATCCTGGCTGGTGACGGCGCTCGGGGAGGGCCGGACGCGCGGACTGCTGCTCGACCCGCTCGCCGAGCGGGCGCTACCGGCATTGCCGACGCCCGAATCGGGTCTGACGTTGTTGATCGGGCCGGAAGGTGGACTCGATTCGCGCGAGTGTGACCTAGCGCGGAACCACGGCTTTCAGGGCGTGCGTCTCGGCCCGCGCATCCTGCGCACGGAGACCGCTCCGCTGGCCGCCATTGCCGTGATCCAGGCGCTCTGGGGCGACTTCCGCGATCCCTGA
- a CDS encoding Hpt domain-containing protein, which translates to MANKELIGGLKWVKGEIGATLRPVRDLVEAGADFDVETELAAVLKSLSQVQGVLLALRLTTPARLVEEMHRLAERLDETDPGHYAEATVVMGQALDQLGNHLDRLDAGFEEPPLSLWSIINSLRSACDQLPLTRSELLNFAIPDRDGDSQWIPEELDILAEVMRQVRPQFHRHLVEWYRGEGHGLVQLGRLFRQLHDYLKDGTLADLFALSECFCTALHDGRLESGPRARTLMGHLDWALKPLTQRPPVWPEVDAKTLIEQLLELLTAAGIEEAALAEARMKYGPEPAMPSTAETQTILEADAAPAGLASELVAEIADLKQTFDRLMLMETVAQDVIQGFSDRLRLLAARLDDVEVGNLPARLRTLGDRFQTLDAADLGSQTARLESYAMELLGIESVLLALADRRDAGAERLIAPDMDLSDLTAATLREAGYELLRVKEAIADWQKEPGAQEPLRPIQGYLTSVSGALRILGENPAADLAEVVGTLVQEAYVRRRRLPTDAQVDHLADAIAGLELYIGHLQQPMPLGDTLIDRAGRAISALQAELGELGEAPEDRVATPEMTAEPERPADESDLESEDGETEFLDIFLEEVREELESADMQLARWQADPSDAEALAALRRSFHTLKGSGRLVGALQVGDFAQAMEFLLNRLIETRRLPSAEILDCITEAVRVLPELVEAEAEGRPFDIEPHVLRATRLRDGVGAERPPEEPRLTAEPETGPAAATPAAAEEVVDHDSLFAADAELLDIFRTETREHLSVLRAFLDSGEPDEERRVDESIERALHTLTGSARMSGIDSIARVTKAMESCVKPLLAGDAPLSAPLVALFRRAAEAIEQRVDELPASGLGAAALKALLPELTQPEPQPPEPEAGPEPSEPSVDAPAAPGIESIPEEFEPPELASPDLEPEGIEFADDFAHETQVTIEETLPESFVELVEGEFGALELAEAECEEPTTEVTADEAPEPPPATDPALESETSTEPEEPQAAPDPELAALFLEDARDLLDKLDRQFRDWLLAPQDGAALAGVNRLLHTLKGSARLTGLPAIGDLSHALETRLKALDEDQSGINDVTLELAQRAVDMLSLQVDALEQGAAIPRMTELIDHLSRTPHGEATTEAATPEVALMRPAETAEPGAPAAMERPLPTPAAAPTEAATREGAGAIAAVPQIRVRSDLLNRLVNHAGEISIYRGRLTQRNGQLGFGLGELDQTVVRLREQLRQLEIETQAQILYRFERGGEAAERTETASDYDAEFDPLEFDRFSRLQQLSGSLAETVNDLISVKEMLAGYQREMTDLLNQQARLADDLQDGLLRTRLVPFVQVVPRLHRLVRQTAETLGKSARLEVIGPEVELDRTILDRLVAPLEHLLRNAVDHGLEDTKTRVARGKPATGMVTLALRREGNDAVISLGDDGKGLDLEAIRSKAIARGLMTADSKLPDEAVLQFIMEPGFTTSGKVTQISGRGVGLDVVASEIKAANGTMSLESVPGKGARFTIRLPLTLAIIDAFLVSVGDTVYAVPHSTVEGLARINREELLAIYADPTKTYTVRGHRYRVAYLGQALEANGPEPELGERRWLPVLLARIGDQRVALQADTLLESQRILVKPLGPQLAGVRWLSGGTILPDGRVALILDALALVRSGAIREQAPVLIAPEPANESVCVMVVDDSLTVRRVTSRLLRRQNMEVLTAKDGVEALTLLDERIPDVVLLDVEMPRMDGYELTRHIRRSERLRNLPIIMITSRTGAKHRDYATQLGVNRYLGKPYQESQLLDEINALIGKKSG; encoded by the coding sequence ATGGCGAACAAAGAGCTGATCGGCGGCCTGAAATGGGTCAAGGGCGAGATCGGCGCCACCCTGCGTCCGGTCCGCGATCTGGTCGAGGCCGGCGCCGACTTCGATGTCGAGACCGAACTGGCCGCCGTGCTCAAATCCCTGAGTCAGGTCCAGGGCGTGCTGCTGGCCCTGCGTCTGACGACGCCGGCGCGTCTGGTCGAGGAAATGCACAGGCTCGCCGAGCGTTTGGACGAGACGGATCCGGGGCACTATGCCGAGGCCACGGTCGTCATGGGGCAGGCACTCGATCAGCTCGGCAATCATCTCGACCGGCTGGACGCCGGATTCGAGGAGCCGCCGCTGAGCCTGTGGTCGATCATCAACAGTCTGCGCTCGGCCTGCGACCAGCTCCCGCTGACGCGCTCGGAACTGCTGAACTTCGCGATCCCCGATCGTGACGGCGACTCGCAGTGGATTCCGGAGGAACTGGACATCCTGGCCGAGGTGATGCGTCAGGTGCGTCCCCAGTTCCACCGTCATCTGGTCGAGTGGTACCGGGGTGAGGGCCATGGACTCGTCCAGCTCGGCCGGCTGTTCCGCCAGCTCCACGACTATCTCAAGGACGGAACCCTCGCCGATCTCTTCGCACTCTCCGAGTGTTTCTGCACCGCGCTCCACGATGGCCGACTCGAATCCGGGCCGCGCGCGCGCACCCTCATGGGTCATCTGGACTGGGCGCTCAAGCCTCTGACCCAGCGTCCCCCGGTCTGGCCCGAGGTCGATGCCAAGACCCTGATCGAACAGCTGCTCGAACTCCTGACCGCCGCCGGGATCGAGGAGGCCGCGCTCGCCGAGGCGCGCATGAAATACGGCCCTGAGCCGGCCATGCCGAGCACCGCCGAGACCCAGACCATCCTGGAGGCCGACGCGGCGCCGGCCGGACTGGCGAGCGAGCTCGTCGCCGAGATCGCCGACCTCAAGCAGACCTTCGATCGCCTCATGCTCATGGAGACCGTCGCCCAGGACGTGATCCAGGGCTTCAGTGATCGACTGCGTCTTCTGGCCGCGCGACTCGATGACGTCGAGGTCGGCAATCTGCCGGCGCGTCTGCGCACCCTGGGCGATCGCTTCCAGACGCTCGACGCGGCCGATCTCGGGAGTCAGACCGCGCGGCTCGAGTCCTACGCGATGGAGCTGCTGGGGATCGAATCCGTGCTGCTGGCCCTGGCCGACCGGCGCGACGCGGGCGCCGAGCGACTCATCGCCCCGGACATGGACCTCTCGGACCTGACCGCCGCCACGCTGCGCGAGGCCGGCTATGAGCTGTTGCGGGTCAAGGAGGCCATCGCCGACTGGCAGAAGGAACCCGGCGCTCAAGAACCGCTGCGACCCATCCAGGGATATCTGACGAGCGTGTCGGGCGCCCTGCGCATCCTCGGCGAGAACCCTGCCGCCGATCTGGCCGAGGTGGTGGGCACCCTGGTGCAGGAGGCCTATGTGCGCCGCCGGCGTCTCCCGACCGACGCCCAGGTCGATCATCTGGCCGACGCCATCGCCGGACTGGAACTGTATATCGGCCATCTCCAGCAACCGATGCCGCTCGGCGACACCCTGATCGACCGTGCCGGACGCGCCATATCGGCACTCCAGGCCGAACTCGGTGAGTTGGGCGAAGCCCCCGAGGACAGGGTCGCGACTCCGGAGATGACGGCGGAACCCGAGCGTCCGGCCGATGAGTCGGATCTGGAGTCCGAGGATGGCGAGACCGAGTTCCTGGACATCTTCCTGGAGGAGGTGCGCGAGGAGCTCGAGTCGGCCGATATGCAGTTGGCGCGCTGGCAAGCCGATCCGTCCGACGCCGAGGCCCTGGCCGCGCTGAGGCGCAGTTTCCATACGCTCAAGGGCAGCGGCCGACTGGTCGGTGCGCTCCAGGTCGGCGACTTCGCGCAGGCCATGGAGTTCCTGCTCAACCGGCTCATCGAGACCCGGCGCCTGCCTTCTGCGGAGATCCTGGACTGCATCACCGAGGCGGTGCGCGTCCTGCCCGAGCTGGTCGAGGCCGAGGCCGAGGGCCGTCCGTTCGACATCGAACCCCATGTGCTCCGCGCCACCCGACTGCGCGACGGCGTCGGCGCCGAACGTCCGCCCGAGGAGCCCCGGCTCACCGCCGAACCCGAGACCGGCCCCGCGGCGGCGACACCGGCCGCCGCCGAGGAGGTCGTCGATCACGACAGCCTGTTCGCCGCCGACGCGGAACTGCTCGACATCTTCCGTACCGAGACCAGGGAGCACCTGAGTGTTCTGCGCGCCTTCCTGGACAGCGGCGAACCCGATGAGGAGCGGCGCGTCGACGAATCCATCGAGCGCGCGCTCCATACCCTGACCGGCAGCGCCCGCATGTCGGGTATCGACTCCATCGCGCGCGTCACCAAGGCCATGGAATCCTGCGTCAAGCCGCTCCTGGCCGGTGACGCGCCGCTGAGCGCGCCGCTCGTCGCGCTCTTTCGGCGCGCCGCCGAGGCCATCGAGCAGCGCGTCGATGAACTGCCGGCTTCCGGTCTCGGTGCCGCCGCGCTCAAGGCGCTGCTGCCCGAACTGACCCAGCCCGAACCTCAGCCCCCGGAGCCCGAGGCCGGCCCGGAACCGAGCGAACCGTCCGTCGACGCGCCGGCCGCACCCGGCATCGAGTCGATTCCGGAGGAGTTCGAACCGCCGGAACTCGCGTCCCCGGATCTCGAACCCGAAGGCATCGAATTCGCCGACGACTTCGCACACGAGACCCAGGTCACGATCGAAGAGACCCTGCCCGAGTCGTTCGTCGAGCTCGTAGAGGGCGAGTTCGGAGCGCTCGAGCTCGCGGAAGCCGAGTGCGAGGAGCCCACGACAGAAGTGACGGCGGACGAGGCGCCGGAGCCGCCGCCCGCAACGGATCCGGCGCTGGAGTCGGAAACGAGCACCGAACCGGAGGAGCCGCAGGCCGCCCCCGACCCCGAGTTGGCCGCACTCTTCCTGGAGGATGCGCGCGACCTGCTCGACAAGCTGGACCGTCAGTTCCGTGACTGGCTGCTCGCTCCCCAGGACGGCGCGGCGCTCGCCGGCGTCAATCGTCTGCTGCACACGCTCAAGGGCAGCGCGCGCCTGACCGGACTGCCGGCGATCGGCGACCTCAGCCATGCGCTCGAGACGCGGCTCAAGGCGCTCGACGAGGACCAGAGCGGCATCAACGACGTCACGCTGGAACTGGCGCAGCGCGCCGTCGACATGCTCTCGCTCCAGGTCGACGCACTCGAACAGGGTGCGGCCATCCCGCGCATGACCGAGCTCATCGACCATCTGTCGCGCACACCGCACGGCGAAGCGACGACGGAAGCCGCCACGCCCGAGGTCGCCCTGATGCGCCCGGCGGAGACGGCCGAACCCGGCGCGCCGGCAGCGATGGAGCGACCGCTCCCGACACCGGCGGCCGCTCCGACCGAAGCCGCCACCCGCGAGGGAGCCGGAGCCATCGCCGCCGTCCCCCAGATCCGGGTGCGTTCCGACCTGCTCAACCGTCTGGTCAACCATGCCGGCGAGATCAGCATCTATCGCGGGCGTCTGACCCAGCGCAACGGCCAGCTCGGTTTCGGACTGGGCGAACTCGATCAGACCGTGGTGCGACTGCGCGAGCAGCTGCGCCAGCTCGAGATCGAGACCCAGGCCCAGATCCTGTATCGCTTCGAGCGCGGCGGCGAGGCGGCGGAGCGCACCGAGACCGCTTCGGACTATGACGCCGAGTTCGACCCGCTGGAGTTCGACCGCTTCTCGCGTCTCCAGCAGCTCTCCGGCTCTCTGGCCGAGACGGTCAACGACTTGATCAGCGTCAAGGAGATGCTCGCCGGCTATCAGCGCGAGATGACCGATCTGCTGAACCAGCAGGCGCGTCTGGCCGACGACCTGCAGGACGGGTTGCTGCGCACGCGCCTGGTGCCCTTCGTGCAGGTGGTGCCGCGACTGCATCGTCTGGTGCGCCAGACCGCCGAGACGCTCGGCAAATCGGCGCGGCTGGAGGTCATCGGCCCCGAGGTCGAGCTCGACCGCACCATCCTCGACCGCTTGGTCGCGCCGCTCGAACACCTGCTGCGCAATGCCGTCGATCACGGACTGGAGGACACCAAGACGCGCGTGGCGCGCGGCAAGCCGGCGACCGGCATGGTGACGCTGGCGCTAAGGCGCGAGGGCAACGATGCCGTCATCAGTCTGGGCGACGACGGCAAGGGTCTGGACCTGGAGGCCATTCGCAGCAAGGCCATCGCGCGCGGTCTGATGACGGCCGATTCCAAGCTCCCGGACGAGGCCGTGCTGCAATTCATCATGGAGCCGGGCTTCACCACCTCGGGCAAGGTCACGCAGATCTCGGGGCGCGGCGTGGGTCTGGACGTGGTCGCCTCCGAGATCAAGGCGGCCAACGGCACCATGAGCCTGGAGTCGGTGCCCGGCAAGGGGGCGCGCTTCACCATCCGTTTGCCGCTGACCCTGGCCATCATCGACGCCTTCCTGGTCTCGGTCGGCGACACCGTCTATGCCGTGCCGCACAGCACGGTCGAGGGGCTGGCGCGCATCAATCGCGAAGAGCTGCTGGCCATCTATGCCGATCCGACCAAGACCTATACGGTGCGCGGTCATCGCTATCGCGTCGCCTATCTGGGTCAGGCGCTGGAGGCGAACGGGCCGGAACCGGAACTCGGCGAGCGGCGCTGGCTGCCGGTCCTGCTGGCGCGCATCGGCGATCAGCGTGTGGCGCTTCAGGCCGATACCCTGCTGGAGAGTCAGCGCATCCTGGTCAAGCCGCTGGGACCACAGTTGGCGGGGGTGCGTTGGTTGAGCGGCGGGACCATCCTGCCGGACGGGCGGGTCGCACTCATCCTCGATGCGCTGGCGCTGGTGCGCTCGGGGGCCATTCGCGAGCAGGCGCCGGTGCTGATTGCGCCCGAGCCGGCGAACGAATCGGTCTGCGTCATGGTGGTGGACGACTCGCTGACCGTGCGGCGCGTCACCAGCCGTCTGCTGCGCCGGCAGAACATGGAGGTCTTGACCGCGAAGGACGGCGTCGAGGCGCTGACACTGCTCGACGAGCGGATTCCGGACGTGGTGCTGCTCGACGTCGAGATGCCGCGCATGGACGGCTACGAGCTCACGCGCCACATCCGGCGTTCGGAGCGGCTCAGGAATCTGCCGATCATCATGATCACCTCGCGCACCGGGGCCAAGCATCGCGACTATGCCACCCAGCTCGGTGTGAATCGCTATCTGGGCAAGCCTTATCAGGAGTCGCAGCTGCTCGATGAGATCAACGCCCTGATCGGCAAGAAGTCGGGCTGA
- a CDS encoding methyl-accepting chemotaxis protein: protein MAKRFKLNLGKPALDGSHLLVAIAFGFGALFFAILALFSYLELAQLDQLNARQGFTAAEQRILTQQMMRSAREAATGEAETLDRLRRERQRFQATLVDLTQGIEESTQQVATGLLRADLRKIEQSWTPFAQGIDAILAAREPILAVHKLIGESREQLPRLRETMTKVAKRLAAEGAAPTLVLEAGLQLSRLERLESALDRYLLGGAEAGQSLDEVVKSTNAFAEGLSALISGSRGHSETAGSRAALEEMTEQFATLETRSTEILRRMDGVRTAIAQLPGIQTSAGGLESALSALLTHYREAGRRFILLGLPVGTGAVLVFAALSLLSLAALVLIFLRDSKTREAAYRAQTERDERAILRLLDELGDLADGDLTVEATVTEDKTGAIADAFNYAIEALRGLVATINQTATQVARSAQDSRSISLRLADASSAQSLQITQASAAVQSLTVQIDEVARNAAESAEVASRSVEVAGRGAQTVRDTIQGMDAIREQIQETSKRIKRLGESSQEIGEIVELIDDIADQTNILALNAAMQAAMAGEAGRGFAVVADEVQRLAERSRNATKQIEVLVRTIQADTNEAVSSMEASTAGVVEGANLAENAGEALREIENVSAYIAELTKRIADSSQRQSRQSAEINDMVQAIRAITEENTDGTRKAAESVEVLAGLASDLQKSVAGFRLPE, encoded by the coding sequence ATGGCGAAACGCTTCAAACTCAATCTTGGCAAGCCCGCGCTGGATGGCTCGCATCTGCTGGTCGCGATCGCCTTTGGATTCGGCGCGCTGTTCTTCGCCATCCTGGCGCTGTTCAGCTATCTCGAGCTGGCCCAGCTCGACCAACTGAACGCGCGCCAGGGCTTCACCGCCGCCGAGCAGCGGATCCTGACACAGCAGATGATGCGCTCGGCACGCGAGGCCGCGACCGGCGAGGCCGAGACGCTCGATCGCCTGCGTCGTGAGCGCCAGCGCTTCCAGGCCACGCTGGTGGATCTGACCCAGGGCATCGAGGAGTCCACCCAGCAGGTGGCGACCGGTCTGCTGCGCGCCGATCTGCGCAAGATCGAGCAATCCTGGACGCCGTTCGCCCAGGGCATCGATGCCATCCTGGCCGCACGCGAGCCGATCCTGGCGGTGCACAAGCTGATCGGAGAGTCGCGCGAGCAGCTCCCGCGTCTGCGCGAGACCATGACCAAGGTGGCCAAGCGGCTCGCCGCCGAGGGCGCCGCGCCGACCCTGGTGCTGGAGGCCGGACTCCAGCTCTCGCGGCTGGAACGTCTGGAATCGGCGCTGGATCGCTATCTGCTCGGCGGCGCCGAGGCCGGTCAGTCACTCGACGAGGTCGTCAAATCGACCAACGCCTTCGCCGAGGGACTCTCGGCCCTGATCTCGGGGTCGCGCGGACATAGCGAGACGGCCGGATCGCGCGCGGCGCTCGAAGAGATGACCGAGCAGTTCGCCACGCTCGAGACCCGCTCGACCGAGATCCTGCGGCGGATGGACGGCGTGCGCACGGCCATCGCGCAACTGCCGGGCATCCAGACGTCCGCCGGCGGCCTGGAGTCGGCCCTGTCGGCGCTGTTGACCCACTATCGCGAGGCCGGACGTCGCTTCATCCTGCTCGGGTTGCCGGTCGGCACGGGCGCGGTGCTCGTGTTCGCGGCCCTGTCGCTCCTGAGCCTCGCCGCCCTGGTCCTGATCTTCCTGCGCGACTCCAAGACCCGCGAGGCGGCCTACCGGGCGCAGACCGAGCGCGACGAGCGCGCCATCCTGCGTCTGCTCGACGAGCTGGGCGATCTGGCCGACGGCGATCTCACGGTCGAGGCCACGGTCACAGAGGACAAGACCGGCGCCATCGCCGACGCCTTCAACTATGCCATCGAGGCCCTGCGCGGACTGGTGGCCACCATCAACCAGACCGCGACCCAGGTCGCCCGCTCGGCTCAGGACAGCCGCTCCATCTCGCTGCGTCTGGCCGATGCCAGCAGCGCCCAGTCGCTCCAGATCACCCAGGCCTCGGCCGCCGTGCAGTCGCTGACCGTGCAGATCGACGAGGTGGCGCGCAACGCGGCTGAGTCGGCCGAGGTCGCCTCACGCTCGGTCGAGGTGGCCGGACGCGGCGCCCAGACGGTGCGCGACACCATCCAGGGCATGGACGCCATCCGCGAGCAGATCCAGGAGACCTCCAAGCGCATCAAGCGGCTGGGCGAGTCCTCGCAGGAGATCGGTGAGATCGTCGAGCTCATCGACGACATCGCCGACCAGACCAATATCCTGGCCCTGAACGCGGCCATGCAGGCGGCCATGGCCGGCGAGGCCGGGCGCGGCTTCGCGGTGGTCGCCGACGAAGTGCAGCGTCTGGCCGAGCGCTCGCGCAATGCCACCAAGCAGATCGAGGTGCTGGTGCGCACCATCCAGGCCGACACCAACGAGGCCGTCAGCTCCATGGAGGCGAGCACGGCGGGCGTGGTCGAGGGGGCGAACCTCGCGGAGAACGCCGGCGAGGCCCTGCGTGAGATCGAGAACGTCTCGGCCTATATCGCCGAGCTGACCAAGCGCATCGCCGACTCCTCGCAGCGTCAGTCGCGCCAGTCGGCCGAGATCAACGACATGGTGCAGGCCATCCGCGCCATCACCGAGGAGAACACCGACGGCACGCGCAAGGCCGCCGAATCGGTCGAGGTGCTGGCCGGCCTGGCCAGCGACCTGCAGAAATCGGTGGCCGGCTTCCGGTTGCCGGAGTGA
- a CDS encoding chemotaxis protein CheW, with the protein MARTQRARTDLHELIRKLDARCRARAAGLPDEARPPDSWTAVLFRVDRHFLLTPLEQIAEVLELPWEITRVPGTKPWLLGVANNRGTLLPIYDLASLITGGPPRSRKRLPDGAPERRREHVRSRERVLVVRQDDLPCGLVVSEAVGMRYIRNSDRVAGNVEGWGSIGRYVETAYRLDGQSLPVIELTALMADPLLNAALT; encoded by the coding sequence ATGGCTAGAACCCAACGCGCCCGCACCGATCTGCACGAGCTGATCCGGAAGCTCGACGCGCGCTGCCGTGCCCGCGCCGCCGGACTCCCCGACGAGGCGCGCCCGCCGGACAGTTGGACCGCCGTGCTGTTCCGGGTCGACAGGCATTTCCTGCTCACGCCCCTGGAGCAGATCGCCGAGGTGCTGGAGCTGCCCTGGGAGATCACGCGCGTTCCGGGCACCAAGCCCTGGCTGCTCGGCGTGGCCAACAATCGCGGTACGCTCCTGCCCATCTACGACCTGGCGTCCCTGATCACGGGCGGACCGCCGCGGAGTCGCAAGCGTCTTCCGGACGGCGCGCCCGAGCGTCGGCGCGAACACGTCCGCAGCCGCGAGCGCGTCCTGGTCGTGCGGCAGGACGACCTGCCCTGCGGCCTGGTCGTCTCCGAGGCCGTGGGTATGCGGTATATCCGGAACAGCGACCGGGTCGCCGGGAACGTCGAGGGTTGGGGATCGATCGGGCGCTATGTCGAGACCGCCTATCGGCTCGACGGTCAGTCGCTGCCGGTGATCGAGCTGACGGCCCTGATGGCCGATCCGCTGCTCAACGCCGCGCTCACCTGA
- a CDS encoding response regulator — MRRILDKPNPHRDLGAAATTMETPPIVLIVDDSPTETHILSTTLKKAGYRVETACNGEEGVARARELRPDLILMDVIMPVLNGYQATRLLRRDAETADIPIIMVTTKDLQTDRTWGLRQGATDYLTKPVDHALLLERIRTLLEGPASHG, encoded by the coding sequence ATGAGACGCATCCTAGACAAACCGAATCCGCACCGGGATCTGGGCGCCGCCGCGACGACCATGGAGACGCCCCCGATCGTCCTGATCGTCGACGATTCGCCGACCGAGACGCACATCCTCTCGACCACGCTGAAGAAGGCCGGTTATCGGGTCGAGACCGCCTGCAATGGCGAGGAGGGCGTCGCGCGCGCCCGCGAGCTTCGCCCGGACCTCATCCTCATGGACGTCATCATGCCGGTGCTCAACGGTTATCAGGCCACCCGCCTGCTGAGGCGCGATGCCGAGACCGCCGACATCCCCATCATCATGGTGACGACCAAGGATCTCCAGACCGATCGCACCTGGGGTCTGCGCCAGGGCGCGACCGACTATCTGACCAAGCCGGTCGATCACGCGCTGTTGCTCGAACGCATCCGCACCCTGCTGGAAGGCCCGGCGAGCCATGGCTAG
- a CDS encoding response regulator, translating to MPDELDLRGTRVLVVDDSKTIRRSAEVLLTKVGCEVRLAEDGFEALGKVVSFKPDLVFVDIMMPRLDGYHTCALIKNNPQFKDTPVVMLSSKDGLFDRAKGRLVGARLYLSKPFTADELIGAVRASLAPSSSTESP from the coding sequence ATGCCGGACGAACTAGATCTGCGCGGCACCAGGGTTCTGGTCGTCGACGACAGCAAGACCATCCGCCGCAGTGCCGAAGTCCTGCTCACCAAGGTCGGCTGTGAGGTGCGGCTGGCCGAGGACGGCTTCGAGGCGCTCGGCAAGGTCGTCAGCTTCAAGCCCGATCTCGTCTTCGTCGACATCATGATGCCACGGCTCGACGGCTATCACACCTGCGCCCTGATCAAGAACAACCCGCAGTTCAAGGACACCCCCGTGGTCATGCTCTCGAGCAAGGACGGACTCTTCGATCGCGCCAAGGGGCGTCTGGTCGGCGCCCGGCTCTATCTCTCCAAGCCCTTCACCGCCGACGAACTCATCGGCGCCGTGCGTGCCAGCCTGGCCCCATCCTCATCCACGGAATCGCCCTGA
- the gshB gene encoding glutathione synthase — MNTRIGFVMDPIGSIRIKKDSTFAMLLAAQRRGWSLWYMEVGDLSLLDGQAMARMRAVEVVDDPLGWFRLGEEIERPLGWLDTLLMRKDPPFDMEYVYTTYLLERAQQAGCLVVNDPRSLRDANEKVFTAAFPQCAPPTLVTRRARDIRAFQAEHGEIVLKPLHGMGGASIFRLRPDDPNLSVVIETLTRHGRAFCMVQRFIPEIEAGDKRILMVDGEPVPYCLARIPAPGETRGNLAAGASAEARPLSARDRWIAEQVGPELRARGILFAGLDVIGDYLTEINVTSPTCIRELDAAYDLDIAGDLMDCIAARLLGERADRSDQ; from the coding sequence ATGAATACTCGAATCGGTTTCGTGATGGATCCGATCGGCTCCATCCGGATCAAGAAGGATAGCACCTTCGCCATGCTGCTCGCCGCCCAAAGGCGCGGCTGGTCGCTCTGGTACATGGAGGTCGGCGATCTGTCGTTGCTCGACGGTCAGGCCATGGCGCGAATGCGCGCCGTCGAGGTCGTCGACGATCCGCTCGGCTGGTTCCGGCTCGGCGAGGAGATCGAACGGCCGCTCGGCTGGCTCGACACCCTGCTGATGCGCAAGGATCCGCCCTTCGACATGGAATACGTCTACACGACCTATCTGCTCGAACGTGCCCAGCAGGCCGGCTGTCTGGTCGTCAACGACCCGCGCAGTCTGCGCGACGCCAACGAGAAGGTCTTCACCGCCGCCTTTCCGCAGTGCGCGCCGCCGACGCTCGTCACGCGCCGGGCGCGCGACATCCGCGCCTTCCAGGCCGAGCACGGCGAGATCGTGCTCAAGCCGCTGCACGGCATGGGCGGGGCCTCGATCTTTCGTCTGCGTCCGGACGATCCCAACCTGAGCGTCGTCATCGAGACCCTGACCCGGCATGGTCGGGCCTTCTGCATGGTCCAGCGCTTCATCCCCGAGATCGAGGCCGGAGACAAGCGCATCCTCATGGTCGACGGCGAGCCCGTGCCCTATTGTCTGGCGCGCATCCCGGCCCCCGGCGAGACGCGCGGCAATCTGGCCGCCGGCGCCTCGGCCGAGGCGCGTCCGTTGAGCGCGCGCGATCGCTGGATCGCCGAACAGGTCGGTCCCGAACTGCGCGCACGCGGTATCCTCTTCGCCGGACTGGACGTGATCGGCGACTATCTCACCGAGATCAATGTCACCAGCCCGACCTGTATTCGCGAGCTGGACGCGGCCTATGACCTGGACATCGCGGGCGATCTCATGGACTGCATCGCGGCCCGGCTGCTGGGCGAGCGCGCGGATCGCTCCGATCAGTGA